The following are encoded together in the Leptolyngbya sp. 'hensonii' genome:
- the mauJ gene encoding methylamine utilization protein MauJ, producing MKKQAHVWYQVEKGENPRFSQMHIPIQINSLEDIILLDDQPGFMLLKAIINHPESSEAACAIANKYIPSILNKIAYFYDLRIGKSQLCSVDIVSVRSDGQEKILNTRNPTVEDHESIRIVNVLTVSPDKLTALLKMPFHRLGDTYYKQYRIAIQSKDVIAEYMFLYSILLQIFGDKQKKVDKFIQSAQPDVKTFKKLIRIREEIETIYTKLRNEIAHVRRGKTFEQTIEEVNQHLLSLRELTKKAIEGKIGKCLKNQG from the coding sequence ATGAAAAAGCAGGCACATGTTTGGTATCAAGTTGAAAAGGGAGAGAATCCAAGATTTTCCCAAATGCATATTCCTATTCAAATAAACTCTTTGGAAGACATTATTCTTCTTGATGACCAGCCAGGTTTTATGCTTCTGAAGGCAATTATTAATCACCCCGAATCTAGTGAAGCAGCCTGTGCAATAGCGAACAAATATATCCCAAGTATCTTAAATAAAATTGCTTACTTCTATGATTTGAGAATTGGAAAGTCTCAATTATGTAGTGTCGATATCGTATCAGTCCGTTCTGATGGACAAGAAAAGATATTAAATACAAGGAATCCTACAGTTGAGGATCACGAATCTATTCGGATTGTAAATGTGCTAACTGTCTCACCCGACAAGTTAACAGCACTTCTAAAAATGCCTTTCCATAGACTTGGAGATACATACTACAAGCAATATAGAATTGCTATTCAAAGTAAAGATGTCATTGCTGAATACATGTTTCTCTACAGTATTCTTCTACAAATCTTTGGTGATAAACAGAAAAAAGTAGACAAATTTATTCAGTCAGCTCAACCTGATGTCAAAACCTTCAAAAAGCTGATCCGAATACGGGAAGAGATTGAAACTATCTATACAAAATTAAGGAATGAAATCGCTCATGTTCGTCGTGGCAAAACCTTTGAACAGACAATTGAGGAAGTAAATCAGCATCTTTTAAGCCTCAGAGAACTGACTAAAAAGGCAATTGAGGGCAAGATAGGGAAATGCCTCAAAAACCAAGGTTAA
- a CDS encoding DUF4351 domain-containing protein, whose translation MSFDNVCKLLSEKYPDRFAAWILGYPPPVVEVLKTELSIEPIRADSVIFLGLQEQILHLEFQVKLESDPPLPVRMLDYFTRLYRLYRLPVTQVVVLLTPPAEGTVVETAFVAASTRHEYRVIPMWEQDPALFLQDNALLPLAPLAAAANPEQLLAQTAQQVSRIESMQQQREVSAYTQLLAGLRFKKTIIRQLFRERAMRESVIYQDILQEGRQEGRQEGRQEEALTFVLRLLTRRIGVLPNELESQLQTLSLAQLEDLGEALLDFTGLDDLRQWLQTR comes from the coding sequence ATGTCTTTCGATAACGTCTGCAAACTGCTCTCAGAGAAGTATCCCGATCGCTTTGCCGCCTGGATTCTGGGCTATCCTCCCCCTGTCGTCGAAGTGCTCAAAACAGAACTGAGTATTGAGCCGATTCGGGCTGATTCGGTCATCTTCCTGGGTTTGCAAGAGCAGATCCTGCACCTGGAGTTTCAGGTCAAACTGGAGTCAGATCCGCCTTTACCCGTTAGGATGTTGGATTACTTTACCCGGTTATACCGTCTCTATCGGCTGCCGGTGACCCAGGTCGTGGTGCTCCTGACACCTCCGGCAGAAGGCACCGTGGTCGAAACTGCATTCGTAGCTGCTTCTACCCGACACGAGTATCGCGTCATCCCGATGTGGGAACAGGACCCGGCCCTTTTCTTGCAGGAYAATGCACTCTTGCCCCTGGCTCCCTTAGCTGCGGCTGCCAATCCGGAACAGCTCCTGGCCCAGACGGCACAACAGGTAAGCAGGATAGAATCAATGCAACAGCAGCGAGAGGTGTCTGCTTACACCCAGTTGCTGGCAGGCTTACGATTTAAGAAAACGATCATTCGTCAACTGTTTCGGGAGAGGGCCATGCGTGAATCTGTAATCTATCAAGATATTCTTCAGGAAGGCAGACAAGAGGGTAGACAAGAAGGTAGACAAGAAGAAGCCTTAACCTTTGTCTTGCGCCTGCTTACCCGTCGCATTGGTGTTCTCCCCAATGAACTTGAATCCCAACTGCAGACTCTGTCCCTGGCCCAACTGGAGGATCTGGGAGAGGCCCTGCTTGACTTCACGGGTCTGGATGACTTACGYCAGTGGTTGCAGACGCGCTAA
- a CDS encoding tyrosine-type recombinase/integrase has protein sequence MGLGAIAKIIDRAGKLAELPLPAHPHMLRHPCGYYLAEQGLPTRDIQEYLGHRNIQNTVRYTARNPARFDRIQWQPVEL, from the coding sequence GTGGGCCTGGGTGCGATCGCGAAGATTATCGATCGGGCTGGAAAGCTGGCAGAGTTACCGTTACCCGCCCATCCCCACATGCTGCGCCACCCCTGCGGCTACTACCTGGCAGAGCAGGGCCTGCCCACCAGGGACATTCAGGAATACCTGGGCCACCGCAATATTCAGAACACCGTCAGGTATACGGCTAGGAACCCTGCCAGGTTTGATAGGATTCAGTGGCAACCGGTAGAGCTGTAG